In a genomic window of Acidiphilium multivorum AIU301:
- a CDS encoding IS1595-like element ISAcr1 family transposase has protein sequence MDVLAREDLPFPQSLPEFQRIFPNDAACAAYLESARWNGGFACPRCGVVGEPFRFEARPGVLRCRACRKDVSLMAGTVMERSHTPLSTWFWAAYLIASQTPGMSAVQFQRQLGLSRYETAFGILHKLRAGMVRPERDKIGDTPQEHVEVDETWVGGRTRGDGRGVHHKVLVACAVEVRHRKPGTKLDNRKDGRYAGRVRLAVVPDRSANSLCGFVENAVAPGSLIVTDDWSGYAGLGRRGFDHHAIAECGDPEVAEEFLPIVHLVFTNLKTWINGIHHGVSAKHLQAYLNEFTFRFNRRLYPFNAFRSLLGIAGRAAAPTFDELYSGEWTHPTFSGCG, from the coding sequence ATGGATGTCCTGGCCCGTGAAGACCTGCCGTTCCCGCAGTCTCTGCCGGAATTCCAGCGTATTTTCCCGAACGACGCGGCCTGTGCCGCCTATCTCGAAAGCGCCCGCTGGAATGGAGGGTTCGCCTGCCCAAGGTGCGGCGTCGTTGGCGAGCCGTTCCGTTTCGAGGCGCGCCCGGGCGTTCTGCGCTGCCGGGCCTGTCGCAAAGACGTAAGCCTGATGGCTGGGACCGTTATGGAACGCAGTCACACGCCGCTGTCGACTTGGTTCTGGGCGGCTTACTTGATCGCCAGCCAGACGCCCGGAATGTCGGCCGTCCAATTTCAGCGGCAACTCGGCCTGTCGCGCTACGAGACCGCCTTCGGCATCCTTCATAAGCTGCGCGCCGGGATGGTGCGCCCCGAGCGCGACAAGATTGGCGACACGCCGCAAGAACACGTCGAAGTGGATGAAACGTGGGTTGGAGGACGAACCCGAGGCGATGGACGGGGTGTCCATCACAAGGTTCTCGTCGCCTGTGCCGTGGAGGTGCGCCACCGGAAACCGGGAACCAAGCTCGACAATCGGAAAGACGGTCGCTACGCGGGACGCGTTCGTCTCGCTGTTGTCCCCGACCGTAGCGCCAATTCGCTCTGCGGATTCGTCGAAAACGCCGTTGCTCCCGGATCGCTGATCGTTACCGACGACTGGAGCGGCTATGCCGGTCTCGGAAGGCGCGGGTTCGACCACCATGCAATCGCCGAATGCGGCGACCCGGAGGTGGCAGAAGAATTCCTGCCGATCGTCCACTTGGTCTTTACCAACCTGAAGACCTGGATCAACGGCATCCATCACGGGGTCAGCGCCAAACATCTACAAGCCTACCTCAATGAATTCACGTTTCGGTTCAACCGGCGCCTCTATCCCTTCAACGCGTTCCGCTCGCTGCTCGGAATCGCGGGTAGGGCAGCCGCACCAACCTTTGACGAGCTTTATTCCGGGGAATGGACACACCCTACATTTAGTGGGTGTGGGTAA